The Daphnia pulex isolate KAP4 chromosome 3, ASM2113471v1 genome includes a region encoding these proteins:
- the LOC124190239 gene encoding phospholipid-transporting ATPase VD-like isoform X2: MDFDSPGTTYIFPDVMQPPIELETVNPLPSRGWPGGVKGHVRSASHGVIGVSLLNPTLHPQPSSPSPAIGLLEAASGLNKGERSSQDASSANPTVLKLPYTGILRQGHTRALSQGQIPNQQVQPTKGHSRTGSRTDFLLPPGHQDRTTSGAVHGTRHKRQVSRTLSNDVFTKGHSRQASRTESIYTIRQTRIPWVNRFLFWRQAKTPEPPRMRTVVPNHAVPPSVKAKHHPNKAYSDNAIRTSKYTPLSFIPKNLLEQFHRFANLYFLFIVLLNWIPAISAFGKEVAMIPVIFVLGVTAIKDAFEDYRRRQSDLRINNSTCRVYRVEEDRYVRVLFSEVKVGDIIHLSCDEIIPADLLLLRSSEKQGLCFIETSNLDGENNLKQRSAPQMMLSKQQNFQPKAFVSHVECEAPTTKIYQFHGAIVNPDGSRVPVGRENLLLRDCALKNTDFVEGIVVYAGHESKAMLNHGGPRYKRTQLEQAMNMDVVWCVVILVLLCLAGACGCGLWLKSYVPHLPVPFLPLVEFHAGDNVTAGSEPDPFYQAFLAFWTYVIILQVMIPLSLYVTIELAKLIQIFHIHNDPHLRDPITNQAIECRALNITEELGQIQYIFSDKTGTLTENNMIFRRCSVGGIDYNHPHINKDAPPLKPGERQKIYPNPRLQEELKQFELQRRAVFETSDSDVESRPHINVQARRLEEFFVLMAVCNTVVVAKKPHRDRMNDVGQIELSGVDCSVHISHAVDDCEGESIISDRGPSPSIESGSVSMSSTTLIVPPDSTSTPSHSTNILDQSTNATPKRPGNLSFFSGRHSARYRPSNQHNIQRPLSPIDSSAETTPSESPAPPLRPRFLQLPSLASAQSFFSLRRSSTPTSDISTSQPATPSSDRKNFYEAESPDELALIDASCCYNIRLFQRSVHHVVVSLPGEGTTEYEVLEVLPFDSTRKRMSIVLRRPETRQIVVYCKGADSAILPRLAYTQSFAENQIIQRTEHHVNQYSKQGLRTLVMAKRVLSEEDFAVWLVAHNEAKAALEGRERLLYESYCRLERDLSLLGATGIEDKLQDQVPETISCLRKAGIVVWVLTGDKQETAVNIAYACSLFSPDMEVIKLNARSKNAAEAAIHCHLDAIQRELVTVASANETGNRLRSFFPLASDNSSMVVKRKALVVDGKTLLYILDKRSNLQKPFLHLTRHCAAVLCCRATPLQKAFIVKIVKQQLHIRTLGIGDGANDVSMIQTADVGIGISGVEGRQAVMASDFAIPRFSFLLRLLLVHGHWCYDRLARMVLYFFYKNANFVFVIFWYQLYCGFSGTVMVDQIYLMFFNLFFTSLPPLAMGIYDQSASAELLLSQPLLYAVGREAQLYRSHSFWVNIIDALYQSTVIFFIAYCAYGDTAVDLWEFGTLVTSSCIFVMLIHIASEFRSWTGLHFLSLLASISLYMGFALTYNAVCVDCPGLPNPYWVMQHCLTTLLFWATLILTCVLAFIPRFTIKALFCLIQPSVVHQALLDQKISERSKKQDLRVSWSRTSTRLTVVRTNDN, encoded by the exons ATGGATTTTGATTCACCGGGTACCACCTACATTTTTCCTGATGTGATGCAACCCCCAATAGAGCTTGAAACTGTCAACCCCCTGCCAAGCAGGGGTTGGCCGGGTGGAGTTAAGGGACATGTTCGCTCTGCAAGTCATGGTGTCATCGGAGTTTCCTTATTGAATCCAACATTACATCCACAGCCCTCTTCGCCATCCCCTGCAATTGGATTATTGGAGGCAGCTTCAGGATTGAATAAAGGGGAAAGATCTTCACAAGATGCTTCTTCTGCCAATCCAACAGTTTTAAAACTTCCTTATACAG GAATTCTACGCCAGGGCCATACTAGAGCATTATCTCAAGGTCAGATTCCTAATCAGCAAGTCCAACCTACTAAAGGACACAGTCGGACTGGTTCTCGGACGGATTTCCTCCTGCCCCCTGGCCACCAGGATCGAACAACCAGTGGTGCAGTCCATGGTACTAGACACAAAAGACAGGTTTCCCGAACCCTGTCAAACGATGTCTTCACTAAGGGCCATTCACGGCAAGCTTCTAGGACGGAATCAATTTACACGATTCGACAGACCCGAATCCCATGGGTTAAccgatttcttttctggagGCAAGCAAAAACTCCTGAGCCTCCCAGAATGCGTACTGTCGTACCAAATCATGCTGTACCACCCAGTGTTAAAGCCAAGCACCATCCAAATAAAGCCTACAGCGATAACGCCATCCGCACATCCAAATATACCCCACTTTCTTTCATTCCAAAGAATTTACTGGAACAGTTTCACCGCTTTGCCAATCTCTACTTTCTCTTCATCGTGCTTTTAAATTGGATACCAGCTATCAGCGCTTTTGGCAAGGAAGTGGCTATGATTCCGGTCATTTTCGTATTGGGAGTGACTGCCATCAAAGATGCATTCGAAGATTATCGCCGTCGGCAATCTGACTTACGCATCAACAACTCTACGTGCCGCGTGTATCGGGTGGAAGAAGATCGATACGTTCGCGTCCTTTTCTCTGAGGTGAAGGTTGGCGACATTATTCATCTTTCCTGCGATGAAATCATTCCTGCAGACCTTCTCCTATTACGATCTTCAGAAAAGCAAGGACTCTGTTTCATAg AAACTTCCAATCTGGATggagaaaacaatttgaagcAGAGAAGCGCACCTCAAATGATGCTGTCCAAACAACAGAATTTCCAACCCAAGGCGTTTGTCAGCCATGTCGAGTGCGAGGCACCTACCACAAAGATTTACCAATTCCACGGCGCTATTGTCAATCCGGATGGCTCACGAGTTCCGGTTGGCCGAGAAAATCTTTTACTTCGGGATTGTGCATTGAAAAACACCGACTTTGTTGAGGGTATCGTCGTGTATGCCGGCCACGAATCCAAGGCCATGCTTAACCACGGTGGCCCACGTTACAAGCGAACCCAGCTGGAACAAGCCATGAACATGGACGTAGTGTG GTGTGTGGTGATTCTGGTTTTGCTGTGCCTAGCTGGTGCTTGCGGCTGTGGACTGTGGTTAAAATCGTACGTACCACATCTTCCGGTTCCATTTCTTCCATTGGTCGAGTTTCACGCTGGCGATAATGTCACGGCTGGCAGTGAGCCCGACCCCTTTTATCAGGCTTTTCTCGCCTTTTGGACCTACGTTATTATTTTACAAGTGATGATACCCCTGTCACTCTATGTGACTATCGAGCTAGCCAAGCTCATCCAGATCTTTCATATCCATAACGACCCTCATCTAAGGGATCCCATTACCAACCAGGCGATCGAGTGTCGAGCGCTCAATATCACTGAAGAACTGGGTCAAATTCAGTACATCTTTTCTGATAAAACGGGAACGCTAACTGAAAACAATATGATTTTCCGACGATGCTCGGTCGGTGGAATCGATTACAATCATCCGCATATAAATAAAGATGCTCCACCTCTCAAACCCGGTGAACGTCAAAAAATTTATCCCAATCCAAGGTTGCAAGAAGAGTTGAAACAATTTGAACTTCAGCGTCGTGCCGTCTTCGAAACATCGGATTCAGACGTCGAGAGCAG GCCGCACATAAACGTGCAAGCAAGAAGATTGGAAgaattctttgttttaatGGCCGTCTGCAACACAGTGGTAGTGGCGAAGAAACCCCATCGTGATCGCATGAACGACGTTGGCCAAATTGAACTCTCTGGGGTCGATTGTTCTGTCCACATTAGTCACGCTGTCGATGATTGTGAAGGCGAAAGCATTATCTCAGATCGTGGGCCGTCACCCTCCATCGAGTCAGGTTCTGTCAGTATGTCTTCCACAACCCTTATCGTTCCTCCTGACTCGACTAGCACCCCATCGCATTCCACCAACATCCTCGATCAGAGCACCAACGCAACGCCTAAACGACCAGGcaatttgtctttcttttctg GGAGACATTCAGCGCGGTACAGACCGTCGAATCAGCATAACATTCAACGACCTCTTTCGCCAATTGATTCTTCGGCCGAGACTACGCCTTCTGAATCGCCAGCTCCACCTTTGAGACCGCGATTTCTCCAGTTGCCCAGTTTGGCGTCTGCCCAATCTTTTTTCAGCTTAAGACGATCATCGACCCCGACGTCCGACATATCTACCTCACAGCCGGCCACACCGTCTAGTGACAGGAAAAATTTTTACGAGGCCGAAAGCCCTGACGAACTGGCCTTGATTGACGCGTCCTGCTGTTACAATATCCGCTTGTTTCAGAGGTCCGTCCATCACGTCGTCGTCTCCCTTCCCG GCGAAGGTACTACTGAGTATGAAGTCCTTGAGGTCCTGCCCTTCGATTCTACGCGTAAACGAATGTCAATCGTGTTACGTCGGCCAGAAACCCGACAGATTGTCGTCTATTGCAAAGGGGCGGACTCTGCTATCCTTCCTCGCTTGGCCTATACCC AGAGTTTCGccgaaaatcaaattattcaacGAACGGAGCACCACGTAAATCAATATTCGAAGCAGGGCCTTCGAACTCTTGTCATGGCCAAACGAGTACTTAGTGAAGAGGACTTTGCCGTCTGGTTAGTTGCACATAACGAAGCAAAGGCGGCACTTGAAGGTCGAGAACGTCTCCTCTACGAGTCATATTGCAGGTTAGAAAGGGATTTAAGCCTTCTCGGAGCCACTGGTATCGAAGATAAGTTACAAGACCAAG TGCCGGAAACCATTAGCTGCTTGCGCAAGGCTGGCATTGTTGTCTGGGTACTAACTGGTGATAAACAGGAAACAGCTGTCAATATCGCCTACGCTTGCAGCCTTTTTTCGCCGGATATGGAGGTTATCAAGTTAAATGCCAGGAGCAAAAATGCCGCAGAAGCCGCTATTCACTGTCATCTTGATGCTATCCAAAGAGAATTGGTTACTGTTG CGAGTGCCAATGAAACCGGAAATAGGCTCCGttcctttttccccttagCCTCCGACAATTCCAGCATGGTGGTCAAGCGAAAGGCTTTGGTTGTTGATGGAAAAACGTTGTT GTATATACTGGACAAACGTTCGAATCTGCAGAAACCATTTCTCCACTTGACGCGTCATTGCGCCGCAGTTTTGTGCTGCAGGGCAACGCCACTCCAGAAGGCATTTATTGTAAAGATTGTCAAACAGCAGCTGCACATCCGCACCCTTGGCATAG GAGACGGAGCCAATGACGTTTCTATGATTCAAACAGCAGATGTGGGAATAGGAATTTCAGGCGTTGAGGGAAGACAGGCTGTAATGGCCTCCGATTTCGCCATTCCGCGCTTCAGTTTTCTTTTGCGGCTACTTTTGGTGCATGGCCACTGGTGTTACGACCGGTTGGCACGCATGGTTTTGTACTTCTTTTACAAGAACGCC AACTTTGTCTTTGTGATATTCTGGTATCAATTGTACTGTGGCTTCTCAGGAACAGTGATGGTTGaccaaatttatttaatgtttttcaacCTCTTTTTCACGTCGCTCCCTCCTCTCGCAATGG GGATCTACGACCAGAGTGCTTCAGCGGAATTGCTCCTCTCTCAACCTCTTTTGTACGCTGTCGGGCGTGAAGCACAGCTCTACCGCTCACACTCGTTTTGGGTGAACATTATCGACGCTCTCTATCAAAGCACAGTGATATTCTTCATAGCTTACTGC GCTTATGGTGACACGGCGGTGGATTTGTGGGAATTTGGCACACTGGTGACGTCATCCTGTATTTTTGTCATGTTGATTCACATTGCATCCGAATTCAGATCCTGG ACTGGACTTCATTTCCTGTCACTGCTTGCGTCCATCTCCTTGTACATGGGCTTCGCCCTGACTTATAACGCCGTTTGCGTCGATTGTCCTGGTCTTCCGAATCCTTATTGGGTCATGCAGCACTGTCTTACCACATTACTTTTTTGGGCGACGCTTATCCTCACCTGTGTCTTGGCGTTCATCCCCAG GTTCACGATTAAGGCACTGTTCTGCCTGATCCAACCTTCTGTCGTACATCAAGCTTTGCTGGATCAAAAGATTTCTGAACGTAGTAAAAAACAAGACCTCAGAGTCTCTTGGTCGAGAACTTCCACTCGCTTGACTGTCGTTCGAACCAACGACAACTAG
- the LOC124190239 gene encoding phospholipid-transporting ATPase VD-like isoform X3, which produces MDFDSPGTTYIFPDVMQPPIELETVNPLPSRGWPGGVKGHVRSASHGVIGVSLLNPTLHPQPSSPSPAIGLLEAASGLNKGERSSQDASSANPTVLKLPYTGILRQGHTRALSQGQIPNQQVQPTKGHSRTGSRTDFLLPPGHQDRTTSGAVHGTRHKRQVSRTLSNDVFTKGHSRQASRTESIYTIRQTRIPWVNRFLFWRQAKTPEPPRMRTVVPNHAVPPSVKAKHHPNKAYSDNAIRTSKYTPLSFIPKNLLEQFHRFANLYFLFIVLLNWIPAISAFGKEVAMIPVIFVLGVTAIKDAFEDYRRRQSDLRINNSTCRVYRVEEDRYVRVLFSEVKVGDIIHLSCDEIIPADLLLLRSSEKQGLCFIETSNLDGENNLKQRSAPQMMLSKQQNFQPKAFVSHVECEAPTTKIYQFHGAIVNPDGSRVPVGRENLLLRDCALKNTDFVEGIVVYAGHESKAMLNHGGPRYKRTQLEQAMNMDVVWCVVILVLLCLAGACGCGLWLKSYVPHLPVPFLPLVEFHAGDNVTAGSEPDPFYQAFLAFWTYVIILQVMIPLSLYVTIELAKLIQIFHIHNDPHLRDPITNQAIECRALNITEELGQIQYIFSDKTGTLTENNMIFRRCSVGGIDYNHPHINKDAPPLKPGERQKIYPNPRLQEELKQFELQRRAVFETSDSDVESRPHINVQARRLEEFFVLMAVCNTVVVAKKPHRDRMNDVGQIELSGVDCSVHISHAVDDCEGESIISDRGPSPSIESGSVSMSSTTLIVPPDSTSTPSHSTNILDQSTNATPKRPGRHSARYRPSNQHNIQRPLSPIDSSAETTPSESPAPPLRPRFLQLPSLASAQSFFSLRRSSTPTSDISTSQPATPSSDRKNFYEAESPDELALIDASCCYNIRLFQRSVHHVVVSLPGEGTTEYEVLEVLPFDSTRKRMSIVLRRPETRQIVVYCKGADSAILPRLAYTQSFAENQIIQRTEHHVNQYSKQGLRTLVMAKRVLSEEDFAVWLVAHNEAKAALEGRERLLYESYCRLERDLSLLGATGIEDKLQDQVPETISCLRKAGIVVWVLTGDKQETAVNIAYACSLFSPDMEVIKLNARSKNAAEAAIHCHLDAIQRELVTVASANETGNRLRSFFPLASDNSSMVVKRKALVVDGKTLLYILDKRSNLQKPFLHLTRHCAAVLCCRATPLQKAFIVKIVKQQLHIRTLGIGDGANDVSMIQTADVGIGISGVEGRQAVMASDFAIPRFSFLLRLLLVHGHWCYDRLARMVLYFFYKNANFVFVIFWYQLYCGFSGTVMVDQIYLMFFNLFFTSLPPLAMGIYDQSASAELLLSQPLLYAVGREAQLYRSHSFWVNIIDALYQSTVIFFIAYCAYGDTAVDLWEFGTLVTSSCIFVMLIHIASEFRSWTGLHFLSLLASISLYMGFALTYNAVCVDCPGLPNPYWVMQHCLTTLLFWATLILTCVLAFIPRFTIKALFCLIQPSVVHQALLDQKISERSKKQDLRVSWSRTSTRLTVVRTNDN; this is translated from the exons ATGGATTTTGATTCACCGGGTACCACCTACATTTTTCCTGATGTGATGCAACCCCCAATAGAGCTTGAAACTGTCAACCCCCTGCCAAGCAGGGGTTGGCCGGGTGGAGTTAAGGGACATGTTCGCTCTGCAAGTCATGGTGTCATCGGAGTTTCCTTATTGAATCCAACATTACATCCACAGCCCTCTTCGCCATCCCCTGCAATTGGATTATTGGAGGCAGCTTCAGGATTGAATAAAGGGGAAAGATCTTCACAAGATGCTTCTTCTGCCAATCCAACAGTTTTAAAACTTCCTTATACAG GAATTCTACGCCAGGGCCATACTAGAGCATTATCTCAAGGTCAGATTCCTAATCAGCAAGTCCAACCTACTAAAGGACACAGTCGGACTGGTTCTCGGACGGATTTCCTCCTGCCCCCTGGCCACCAGGATCGAACAACCAGTGGTGCAGTCCATGGTACTAGACACAAAAGACAGGTTTCCCGAACCCTGTCAAACGATGTCTTCACTAAGGGCCATTCACGGCAAGCTTCTAGGACGGAATCAATTTACACGATTCGACAGACCCGAATCCCATGGGTTAAccgatttcttttctggagGCAAGCAAAAACTCCTGAGCCTCCCAGAATGCGTACTGTCGTACCAAATCATGCTGTACCACCCAGTGTTAAAGCCAAGCACCATCCAAATAAAGCCTACAGCGATAACGCCATCCGCACATCCAAATATACCCCACTTTCTTTCATTCCAAAGAATTTACTGGAACAGTTTCACCGCTTTGCCAATCTCTACTTTCTCTTCATCGTGCTTTTAAATTGGATACCAGCTATCAGCGCTTTTGGCAAGGAAGTGGCTATGATTCCGGTCATTTTCGTATTGGGAGTGACTGCCATCAAAGATGCATTCGAAGATTATCGCCGTCGGCAATCTGACTTACGCATCAACAACTCTACGTGCCGCGTGTATCGGGTGGAAGAAGATCGATACGTTCGCGTCCTTTTCTCTGAGGTGAAGGTTGGCGACATTATTCATCTTTCCTGCGATGAAATCATTCCTGCAGACCTTCTCCTATTACGATCTTCAGAAAAGCAAGGACTCTGTTTCATAg AAACTTCCAATCTGGATggagaaaacaatttgaagcAGAGAAGCGCACCTCAAATGATGCTGTCCAAACAACAGAATTTCCAACCCAAGGCGTTTGTCAGCCATGTCGAGTGCGAGGCACCTACCACAAAGATTTACCAATTCCACGGCGCTATTGTCAATCCGGATGGCTCACGAGTTCCGGTTGGCCGAGAAAATCTTTTACTTCGGGATTGTGCATTGAAAAACACCGACTTTGTTGAGGGTATCGTCGTGTATGCCGGCCACGAATCCAAGGCCATGCTTAACCACGGTGGCCCACGTTACAAGCGAACCCAGCTGGAACAAGCCATGAACATGGACGTAGTGTG GTGTGTGGTGATTCTGGTTTTGCTGTGCCTAGCTGGTGCTTGCGGCTGTGGACTGTGGTTAAAATCGTACGTACCACATCTTCCGGTTCCATTTCTTCCATTGGTCGAGTTTCACGCTGGCGATAATGTCACGGCTGGCAGTGAGCCCGACCCCTTTTATCAGGCTTTTCTCGCCTTTTGGACCTACGTTATTATTTTACAAGTGATGATACCCCTGTCACTCTATGTGACTATCGAGCTAGCCAAGCTCATCCAGATCTTTCATATCCATAACGACCCTCATCTAAGGGATCCCATTACCAACCAGGCGATCGAGTGTCGAGCGCTCAATATCACTGAAGAACTGGGTCAAATTCAGTACATCTTTTCTGATAAAACGGGAACGCTAACTGAAAACAATATGATTTTCCGACGATGCTCGGTCGGTGGAATCGATTACAATCATCCGCATATAAATAAAGATGCTCCACCTCTCAAACCCGGTGAACGTCAAAAAATTTATCCCAATCCAAGGTTGCAAGAAGAGTTGAAACAATTTGAACTTCAGCGTCGTGCCGTCTTCGAAACATCGGATTCAGACGTCGAGAGCAG GCCGCACATAAACGTGCAAGCAAGAAGATTGGAAgaattctttgttttaatGGCCGTCTGCAACACAGTGGTAGTGGCGAAGAAACCCCATCGTGATCGCATGAACGACGTTGGCCAAATTGAACTCTCTGGGGTCGATTGTTCTGTCCACATTAGTCACGCTGTCGATGATTGTGAAGGCGAAAGCATTATCTCAGATCGTGGGCCGTCACCCTCCATCGAGTCAGGTTCTGTCAGTATGTCTTCCACAACCCTTATCGTTCCTCCTGACTCGACTAGCACCCCATCGCATTCCACCAACATCCTCGATCAGAGCACCAACGCAACGCCTAAACGACCAG GGAGACATTCAGCGCGGTACAGACCGTCGAATCAGCATAACATTCAACGACCTCTTTCGCCAATTGATTCTTCGGCCGAGACTACGCCTTCTGAATCGCCAGCTCCACCTTTGAGACCGCGATTTCTCCAGTTGCCCAGTTTGGCGTCTGCCCAATCTTTTTTCAGCTTAAGACGATCATCGACCCCGACGTCCGACATATCTACCTCACAGCCGGCCACACCGTCTAGTGACAGGAAAAATTTTTACGAGGCCGAAAGCCCTGACGAACTGGCCTTGATTGACGCGTCCTGCTGTTACAATATCCGCTTGTTTCAGAGGTCCGTCCATCACGTCGTCGTCTCCCTTCCCG GCGAAGGTACTACTGAGTATGAAGTCCTTGAGGTCCTGCCCTTCGATTCTACGCGTAAACGAATGTCAATCGTGTTACGTCGGCCAGAAACCCGACAGATTGTCGTCTATTGCAAAGGGGCGGACTCTGCTATCCTTCCTCGCTTGGCCTATACCC AGAGTTTCGccgaaaatcaaattattcaacGAACGGAGCACCACGTAAATCAATATTCGAAGCAGGGCCTTCGAACTCTTGTCATGGCCAAACGAGTACTTAGTGAAGAGGACTTTGCCGTCTGGTTAGTTGCACATAACGAAGCAAAGGCGGCACTTGAAGGTCGAGAACGTCTCCTCTACGAGTCATATTGCAGGTTAGAAAGGGATTTAAGCCTTCTCGGAGCCACTGGTATCGAAGATAAGTTACAAGACCAAG TGCCGGAAACCATTAGCTGCTTGCGCAAGGCTGGCATTGTTGTCTGGGTACTAACTGGTGATAAACAGGAAACAGCTGTCAATATCGCCTACGCTTGCAGCCTTTTTTCGCCGGATATGGAGGTTATCAAGTTAAATGCCAGGAGCAAAAATGCCGCAGAAGCCGCTATTCACTGTCATCTTGATGCTATCCAAAGAGAATTGGTTACTGTTG CGAGTGCCAATGAAACCGGAAATAGGCTCCGttcctttttccccttagCCTCCGACAATTCCAGCATGGTGGTCAAGCGAAAGGCTTTGGTTGTTGATGGAAAAACGTTGTT GTATATACTGGACAAACGTTCGAATCTGCAGAAACCATTTCTCCACTTGACGCGTCATTGCGCCGCAGTTTTGTGCTGCAGGGCAACGCCACTCCAGAAGGCATTTATTGTAAAGATTGTCAAACAGCAGCTGCACATCCGCACCCTTGGCATAG GAGACGGAGCCAATGACGTTTCTATGATTCAAACAGCAGATGTGGGAATAGGAATTTCAGGCGTTGAGGGAAGACAGGCTGTAATGGCCTCCGATTTCGCCATTCCGCGCTTCAGTTTTCTTTTGCGGCTACTTTTGGTGCATGGCCACTGGTGTTACGACCGGTTGGCACGCATGGTTTTGTACTTCTTTTACAAGAACGCC AACTTTGTCTTTGTGATATTCTGGTATCAATTGTACTGTGGCTTCTCAGGAACAGTGATGGTTGaccaaatttatttaatgtttttcaacCTCTTTTTCACGTCGCTCCCTCCTCTCGCAATGG GGATCTACGACCAGAGTGCTTCAGCGGAATTGCTCCTCTCTCAACCTCTTTTGTACGCTGTCGGGCGTGAAGCACAGCTCTACCGCTCACACTCGTTTTGGGTGAACATTATCGACGCTCTCTATCAAAGCACAGTGATATTCTTCATAGCTTACTGC GCTTATGGTGACACGGCGGTGGATTTGTGGGAATTTGGCACACTGGTGACGTCATCCTGTATTTTTGTCATGTTGATTCACATTGCATCCGAATTCAGATCCTGG ACTGGACTTCATTTCCTGTCACTGCTTGCGTCCATCTCCTTGTACATGGGCTTCGCCCTGACTTATAACGCCGTTTGCGTCGATTGTCCTGGTCTTCCGAATCCTTATTGGGTCATGCAGCACTGTCTTACCACATTACTTTTTTGGGCGACGCTTATCCTCACCTGTGTCTTGGCGTTCATCCCCAG GTTCACGATTAAGGCACTGTTCTGCCTGATCCAACCTTCTGTCGTACATCAAGCTTTGCTGGATCAAAAGATTTCTGAACGTAGTAAAAAACAAGACCTCAGAGTCTCTTGGTCGAGAACTTCCACTCGCTTGACTGTCGTTCGAACCAACGACAACTAG